The DNA window TTTCTCATCGGTGCATTTTAACCCCGTCACAACATCGTCGACAAATCTTGCGAACAATTACCATGGATACGAAAATGACTGCAGAGATTCCTATATCTGAGGTGAAGCTGAGACCAACCGAAACTCGAAAGGACTTCATGGACGAGTTAAAAGCTCGTGCGAAAAGTGCAAGTACTTCAGAAGCTACTACGCCCATGTCATCGTCGTGGAAGAGTGTAGCTGATGAGAAGGAAAACACATTTACAAAACAAATGTCTCTCATTCGAACGGCTGTTATGGAGTCAGCTAAGGCAGAACGATTGCT is part of the Necator americanus strain Aroian chromosome V, whole genome shotgun sequence genome and encodes:
- a CDS encoding hypothetical protein (NECATOR_CHRV.G20280.T2), giving the protein MTAEIPISEVKLRPTETRKDFMDELKARAKSASTSEATTPMSSSWKSVADEKENTFTKQMSLIRTAVMESAKAERLLNSLKRS
- a CDS encoding hypothetical protein (NECATOR_CHRV.G20280.T1), producing the protein MDTKMTAEIPISEVKLRPTETRKDFMDELKARAKSASTSEATTPMSSSWKSVADEKENTFTKQMSLIRTAVMESAKAERLLNSLKRS